A genomic region of Planctomycetota bacterium contains the following coding sequences:
- a CDS encoding glycoside hydrolase family 15 protein — GKLAWTSDEGWKKSLRYLKETLVTSVSLRHEGLRVRLYCNDVVDFNRNVYIKRIRVTNLADERREIRLFLQQDLSMFGTKVGDTAYYDPRLKCILHYRGRRYLLASFSRTGPDGKDVHGVEMFATGVCGFRGAEGTWRDAEDGRLGGNPISQGAVDSTIGLALTLEPKASEDVYYYLVAAYSYEEVKELHDVVKDRTPARMLKRTTGYWRAWVNGPGFNFGNLPVQVRRLFKRSLLVVRSQIDNRGAVIAANDSDIMQFSRDTYSYMWPRDGALVCHALDLAGYPDITRRFYDLCRNCITDEGYLLHKYNPDGTPASSWHPWIVDGKERLPIQEDQTALVLWSLWRHFWMYRDVEYVRPLYHPLILRAADFMVNFRDPETHLPQPSYDVWEERYGIHTFTAAAVYGALVAARNFAQVFGDARHAERYDRAAAEVREGMAKYLWNERLGRFIRRLVPTDSPQAKWEEDVTVDASLFAVFKFHAFEADDPRVESTMDQVAKTLWVKTPVGGLARYENDTYHRASGDRRGVPGNPWFVCTIWLADYYIEKGATVEELKRAVPIFDWVATHALESGILAEQVDPYTTRPLSVSPLTWSHGTFIMTIVKYLQKLEDLHRCPTCGRSVFRTDRGGRHQIRSHSWIQAHEVWEVDEQTPDLVAVGAFGEDGRRVTVSVNTRDCVGCGVCIARCQAKIFEMCNDKSFINLQRLAACTLCRECETYCPIRVITLSVESPGEAGKT; from the coding sequence GGGAAGTTGGCCTGGACGAGCGACGAGGGGTGGAAGAAATCTCTGCGGTATCTGAAGGAGACGCTGGTCACGAGCGTCAGCCTCCGGCATGAGGGGCTCCGCGTCCGCCTGTACTGCAACGACGTGGTGGATTTCAACCGCAACGTTTACATCAAGCGCATCCGCGTCACCAATCTGGCCGATGAGCGGCGGGAAATCCGCCTCTTCCTCCAGCAGGACCTGTCGATGTTCGGCACGAAAGTGGGGGACACGGCGTACTACGACCCGCGCCTCAAGTGCATCTTGCACTACCGCGGGCGGCGGTACCTGCTGGCGAGTTTCTCCCGCACGGGGCCCGACGGGAAGGACGTGCACGGCGTCGAGATGTTCGCGACGGGCGTCTGCGGATTCCGCGGGGCCGAAGGCACCTGGCGCGATGCTGAGGACGGCCGGTTGGGCGGCAATCCCATCAGCCAGGGCGCCGTGGATTCCACCATCGGCCTCGCGCTCACTCTGGAGCCGAAGGCTTCCGAGGACGTTTACTACTACCTCGTGGCCGCCTACTCCTACGAGGAGGTCAAGGAACTCCACGACGTCGTCAAGGATCGGACGCCCGCGCGGATGCTCAAGCGGACCACCGGCTATTGGCGGGCCTGGGTGAATGGGCCGGGCTTCAACTTCGGCAACCTTCCGGTTCAGGTCCGCCGGCTGTTCAAGCGCAGCCTGCTCGTTGTCCGAAGCCAGATTGACAACCGCGGGGCCGTCATCGCCGCCAACGATTCCGACATCATGCAGTTCTCCCGCGACACGTACTCCTACATGTGGCCGAGAGACGGCGCCCTGGTGTGCCACGCCCTCGACCTGGCCGGCTACCCTGACATCACGCGGCGGTTCTACGACCTCTGCCGAAATTGTATCACGGACGAGGGTTACCTCCTGCACAAGTACAACCCCGACGGCACGCCGGCTTCTTCCTGGCACCCATGGATCGTGGACGGTAAGGAGCGCCTCCCGATCCAGGAAGATCAGACCGCGCTGGTCCTCTGGTCGCTGTGGCGTCACTTCTGGATGTACCGCGACGTAGAGTACGTCCGGCCGCTGTACCACCCGCTGATTCTGAGAGCGGCCGATTTCATGGTCAACTTTCGCGATCCGGAGACGCACCTTCCCCAACCGTCCTATGACGTGTGGGAAGAACGTTACGGCATCCACACGTTCACGGCCGCGGCCGTGTACGGCGCGCTGGTCGCCGCGAGAAACTTCGCCCAGGTCTTCGGCGATGCTCGCCATGCCGAACGCTACGACCGCGCGGCGGCGGAAGTGCGGGAGGGGATGGCCAAGTATCTCTGGAACGAGCGTCTCGGCCGATTCATCCGCCGGCTCGTGCCCACCGATTCGCCCCAGGCGAAATGGGAAGAAGACGTTACCGTGGATGCGAGTCTCTTTGCCGTCTTCAAGTTTCATGCCTTCGAGGCCGACGACCCGCGCGTCGAGAGCACCATGGACCAGGTGGCCAAGACCCTGTGGGTCAAAACGCCCGTCGGAGGCCTGGCGCGCTACGAGAACGACACCTACCATCGCGCCTCCGGCGACCGCCGCGGCGTGCCGGGCAACCCCTGGTTCGTCTGCACCATCTGGCTGGCCGACTACTACATCGAGAAAGGGGCGACCGTCGAGGAACTCAAGCGCGCCGTGCCGATCTTCGACTGGGTGGCGACGCATGCTCTCGAGTCCGGCATCCTGGCGGAACAGGTCGATCCGTACACCACCCGGCCACTCTCGGTCAGCCCGCTGACGTGGAGCCACGGCACGTTCATCATGACGATCGTGAAGTACCTCCAGAAACTCGAGGACCTGCACCGCTGTCCGACCTGCGGTCGCAGCGTCTTCCGGACGGATCGCGGAGGGCGGCACCAGATCCGCAGCCATTCCTGGATCCAAGCCCATGAGGTCTGGGAGGTGGACGAACAGACGCCCGACCTCGTGGCCGTCGGGGCGTTCGGCGAGGACGGGCGGCGCGTCACCGTTTCCGTCAACACGCGGGATTGCGTCGGATGCGGCGTGTGCATTGCGCGGTGCCAGGCCAAGATCTTCGAAATGTGCAACGACAAGTCGTTCATCAACCTCCAGCGATTAGCCGCCTGCACGCTGTGCCGCGAGTGTGAAACCTATTGCCCGATTCGCGTGATCACGCTGAGCGTCGAATCGCCGGGCGAGGCCGGCAAGACCTGA